From a region of the Pristis pectinata isolate sPriPec2 chromosome 2, sPriPec2.1.pri, whole genome shotgun sequence genome:
- the LOC127579936 gene encoding long-chain-fatty-acid--CoA ligase ACSBG2-like: protein MGEILDGNSWPNDAGGDTRPSVSQGSKDEEELQKYINETQQEFVDQLEVPMGLETISDCPENSEQQVEGTPLNIPSLADCNTSNSARVEQEEKAESLKDTKGKQRKLASIVMELIGTESYPARIAPATSLWTTEKSSAVKIRMEESGRGADSPLTVGQMFKLTVRNFGHHDALAFKLEDHWEKITYKQYYSLCRKAAKSFLKLGLQRFHGVGILGFNSPEWFIANVGAILAGGLSVGIYTTSSPEACMYVIQNSKANVVLVENDKQLQKILEVRHELPHLKAIVQYKNELEEQYPGLYTWKQFMELGSSISETELAEVINTQRANQCCTLIYTSGTTGTPKGAMLSHDNVTWTAYTAGKTVGVSSEIQERGVSFLPMSHIAAQMMDMWIPLRFGSTTYFAQPDALKNSLVETLKEVHPTAFLGVPRVWEKMEERLKEIGAKSSALKRKIVAWAKDKGLQASYNVMNGINSVPWGYTLANKLLFQKVHNALGLDQCTKCLTGAAPITKDTLEFFMSLHVPIYELYGMSESTGPHTISSAGSFRITSSGKEMDGCKTKIADPNEEGVGEICFWGRHVFMGYLNMEEQTKETVDEEGWMHTGDLGKFDEDGFLYITGRIKELIITAGGENIAPVPIEEAVKSRLPLISNAMLIGDKRKFLSMLLTLKCNVDNETGAPLDELAPATIDFCRKHGCAVTRMSEFVEKQDPMIEKAIQDAIDAVNKKATSNAQKIQKWIILARDFSGFGGELGPTLKVKRGVVARMYKEEIDAFYINSGFSAGD from the exons ATGGGGGAAATCCTTGATGGTAATTCCTGGCCCAATGACGCAGGTGGCGATACAAGGCCCTCAGTCTCGCAGGGGAGTAAAGATGAGGAAGAACTACAGAAGTATATAAATGAGACACAACAGGAATTTGTCGATCAATTAGAAGTGCCAATGGGATTGGAAACTATAAGTGACTGTCCTGAAAATTCTGAGCAACAAGTAGAAGGGACTCCTCTGAACATACCAAGTTTGGCAGATTGCAACACCTCAAACTCTGCGAGAGTGGAACAAGAGGAAAAGGCAGAATCTCTGAAGGACACCAAGGGAAAGCAAAGAAAACTTGCTTCCATTGTAATGGAATTAATAGGAACAG AATCGTACCCTGCTAGAATTGCTCCTGCAACCAGCTTGTGGACCACAGAGAAGAGCAGTGCAGTCAAGATCCGAATGGAGGAGTCTGGTCGAGGGGCAGATTCGCCTCTGACTGTTGGCCAGATGTTCAAGCTGACAGTTAGAAATTTTGGTCACCATGACGCTTTGGCTTTCAAATTGGAAGATCATTGGGAAAAAATCACCTATAAACAATATTACAGTCTATGCAGGAAAGCTGCTAAAAGCTTTCTTAAG CTTGGACTGCAACGTTTCCATGGAGTTGGCATCCTAGGATTCAACTCTCCAGAGTGGTTCATTGCAAACGTTGGAGCAATTCTGGCAGG TGGCTTGTCTGTTGGGATTTATACAACAAGTTCTCCAGAAGCATGCATGTATGTGATCCAGAACAGCAAGGCTAATGTTGTGTTGGTGGAGAATGATAAACAACTGCAGAAAATTTTGGAG GTTAGACATGAGTTGCCTCACCTCAAAGCAATTGTTCAGTACAAAAATGAGTTGGAAGAACAGTATCCAGGCCTTTATACT TGGAAACAATTCATGGAACTTGGGAGTAGTATCAGTGAAACAGAGCTGGCTGAAGTTATTAACACTCAGAGGGCTAATCAATGTTGCACATTAATCTACACGTCTGGAACTACAGGGACACCAAAAGGAGCAATGCTTAGCCACGACAAT GTAACTTGGACTGCCTACACAGCAGGGAAGACGGTGGGGGTTTCTTCTGAAATTCAGGAAAGAGGTGTCAGTTTCCTTCCAATGAGTCACATTGCAGCACAGATGATGGATATGTGGATTCCATTGAGGTTTGGATCCACAACCTACTTTGCACAGCCAGATGCACTCAAG aattctTTAGTGGAAACTTTGAAAGAGGTACATCCCACTGCCTTTTTAGGAGTACCACGTGTTtgggagaaaatggaggaaaGGTTAAAAGAAATTGGTGCTAAATCATCAGCTCTGAAACGAAAGATAGTTGCCTGGGCAAAGGATAAAGGCCTACAAGCAAGTTATAATGTTATGAATGG AATTAATTCAGTACCTTGGGGTTACACCCTGGCGAATAAACTGTTGTTTCAGAAAGTTCATAATGCCCTGGGCCTGGACCAGTGTACGAAGTGCTTGACAGGAGCTGCACCCATCACTAAAGATACACTGGAGTTCTTCATGAGTCTCCATGTCCCAATTTATGAACTGTATGGAATGAGTGAGAGTACTGGTCCACACACAATCTCTTCTGCAGGATCGTTTCGAATTACAAG CTCTGGAAAGGAGATGGATGGCTGCAAGACTAAAATTGCCGATCCAAATGAAGAAGGTGTTGGAGAAATATGTTTCTGGGGAAGACATGTCTTCATGGGATACTTGAATATGGAGGAGCAGACCAAAGAAACTGTGGATGAAGAGGGCTGGATGCATACTGGAGACTTGGGAAAATTCGATGAAGATGGATTCCTGTATATTACAGGCAGAATAAAAG AGTTGATAATCACTGCTGGAGGAGAGAATATAGCTCCTGTCCCCATTGAGGAGGCTGTTAAAAGCAGACTACCACTGATTAGTAATGCCATGTTAATTGGTGATAAAAGGAAATTCCTCTCCATGCTTCTCACTTTGAAG TGTAATGTAGATAATGAAACAGGAGCCCCACTGGACGAGTTGGCTCCAGCAACTATTGATTTCTGCCGCAAACATGGGTGTGCAGTTACCCGTATGAGTGAATTTGTGGAGAAACAAGATCCTATGATTGAAAAAGCTATCCAGGATGCTATTGATGCAGTGAATAAAAAAGCCACATCAAATGCTCAGAAAATCCAGAAGTGGATAATTTTGGCAAGAGACTTCTCAGGTTTTGGAGGAGAATTGG GTCCAACACTGAAAGTGAAAAGGGGTGTTGTGGCGAGAATGTACAAAGAAGAGATTGATGCTTTTTATATTAACTCAGGATTTTCTGCTGGTGattag